Genomic window (Vitis riparia cultivar Riparia Gloire de Montpellier isolate 1030 chromosome 4, EGFV_Vit.rip_1.0, whole genome shotgun sequence):
ttttcttccttcaattAGGTTCCTTACACCATCCACCCAAAAAAGTCTGTTTCTAGTTCAGTATTGATCTTGTTGGATGTCCATGTAGCTCTTttatttatgagttttcaattccttttgATCTCGTTTAGCCATTTGAAGTTCATCCATTTGCATATTTTACCAAAAGATGTTGGTTCACAGCATGATAGGAAGGGTATCAAGAGTCACTTGATTTATTTGGCATCTgccaaaataatttaattttgaaaaagaatttaaaaaattttgtgttTGCTTTGATGTGCATTCCATAAACCATtctaaattgataaaaattggTCTTGTTTGAGTTCGTAAGTCAGGAATTTCAGTGCTTGTCCAATTGCAAGCATGAGGATGAAAGAAAACCTCTTTCGAAGATTGATAATGTATGTGAAGGGCAGTTCTGCAGTTTGATATTTCTGTTAGGGTGGTGCCCTTTCTACAGAAGTATATGGAAGACTTGGCTTTGTTATGCTACAAATAGTTTTTGGTCATTCCATGGTGCCAGCCCGACCTGCCACAGAATGTAGAATTTAATCACTGCACTGATATGGTGGCTGGAGTaatatataatagaatataATGCAGGAATAAGTGGAACATGGATGGACTGACCACTGCTTTTTGAGCCCTATAGTGactatattgttttttttctcacaaaGTAGTAGTGCAAGCCAATTCATACAATTTAAAGGTTGATAATCTTTTTTTGCTCTTGATTGGAATTAAGGAAGtaacccaaaaataaaagaacacacacaaaaaaagaagagagagagagatagagagagagtcTAACTTTTTTAAGCCTGTGTTTGCCTCCAAATTGATGAGAACTTATTCTTTGTTCACATTAATGCAGAATTCAGACCATGATTACCTGTTTTCTCAGTGTTGCAATTTTATTGATGTGAACCCCTAAATTTGATTAACTTTTCCTTCCCTGGAATTGGCAGGAAAGACTCGAAGATATTGAAAAGGATCAACGTGAATATACATTAGATGATGAGGATAAACGAGTGCAAGATGTGATTCTTAAACCAGAGCCGTCAACGAATGATACTGTAATGCTGAAAAAAACACTTTCTTGTTCCTACCCAAATCTGCCTTTTAATGCAGCactcaagaaagaaaatgaaaagcttCAATTAGAGTTACAACGATCACAAGCAAACTATGATGTGGGTCAATGTGAAGTGATTCAGCATTTGATTGGTGTCACGGAAGCTGTTGCTGCAAATTCTGTTCCTGAGAAGAATTTACCTGTAAGAAGTTCCAAGAAGGCAGAGTCTGATTATTCAGATGCCAATAGTGATAAAGAATATTCGGTTGATGAAAGCTATCCTAAGAGAAGTGATATTCGTACAACTTCAAGGTtggttttcctttctttatttcctttttggtaaatgaatataaatgtaAATCATTGCTCCGGAATGTATATTCATTATGTTATGGTACTGCCACCTATACATGTGAAGTCATAGTTcccaaaatgtaattttatcaCTGCATGGTGCAATGTAGGTATAATTGTTCTGAAATTAGTGCCAACTGAATATGGTTTGTGCAAAACTAAATagtttaaatattgaaaatattaactAGCCTAAAGTTTTCCGTCTGGCTAGCATGAGTTCAACTTTAATGCTCTAGAGGTTCAATACTAAAGATGCAGAGACCTGTGCCATTGTCAAGCTAGAAATTAATTGTCTGATGCTGGAGTACCGAAAATTCTTACATCTTGACAAGTTCTTGTTTACTAGAGGAATTTAGCTTCCCCACCTCTTTGCAATTATTTTTTCAGGAATACTCTCTATCACAGTATAACCTTTCCAGGATGATTGTTTGCATGATATGTTTAAGCTTCATTTAGTTAATACTTGTAAATTTAGGGGGTCTCTGATGCCATTTATTTTAAGCAGAAACATTTCTTCGGTATCATCGGGACATGATCTTCTGTCAACTAGAGGTTCACATCGGCATGAAGAGTGGCATTCTGATCTACTTGGTTGTTGTTCAGAACCTTCTCTGTGTATGTGCTCTTGTGTCACTTGATATTCAGTTCCACAACATCAGAGTTGTCATATCTGTTGTGCAGTTAATTACATGCATTTCTCTGTTGAAAATTGTATTACAGGGATGGGGGCTATTAACTCCTCAACTGGTCAGAAGTTTTGTTCATACAACCTGACAATTAGTACAAACATGTGTACAAATTAATCTACTAAATTAAATCTTCTCTCTCCACACATCTAGTCACAAGTCATGGAAACTAGTATTATGTTAAGCAATGTTTCTTTTATAGATAACCTTTAGGTTTATGAAATTGAACAGAAAATCTACTCTGCCACTTGAGCCAAGCTTTAGGGCTTGGGCATGTGAATAGCAATACATAGAACAGAAGTGTGAACTAGGTTTCATAGTGGATGTCAAATAGTTGGACAAAGACTTTGTTGAGTTGAGTGGAGCTGAATAATGGTGGAGGAATGATGAAATCACATTTTTATATTGGTTTATATTAAATTGGGACCATATACTAAGTGTTTTGAATTCATTAGCAACAGGTAAGTAATCTATGATTTTATGCACATAGTTTGTCTGAGGCCATTCTTCCTTTTTATATGAGCATGTTCATTTTTACAAGGTAGCTGGTAGTTGAAAAGTGTAAGTTCTAAAGttggaaaaacaaaagatactcttcttttggaaagaaaatttctTTATAGAGGAGGACGCCTGAGCAAAGAAGAGAATCCAGTGAGGTTTGGATTTATTGAGTCTGCAACTTTACCGTGGACTTTGTGTTACTTCTTATTGTCTCCGCAATGCTTTGGACCACCTGAGCCAATTGGTGCATCTATTGAAGTATTTGACATCTGGTGTTGAACATGCCATCACGGGGCACATGGTTGCATGGATGCATTGATGGgtcatatatttgtatataagaTATTTATTGTAGCACTAGACCCTTTTTTTTATACGCGAGAACATAAAGAAGGTATTAGCTTAGGCCACTTGATCCACAGTTTAGCCTACAACCTAGGTCTGTAAAGTATTGCTCACAGAGGTGTGTTGGATAGCTGGGATTTGAAGCATCCTCTGTTGCTGAATTTTTTGGGGACTTCATTAGATTTTGACTCTTTGATATCTTCGAATCCCCAAGTAACTTCCTCTGAAAGGTCCCCAGTTTAAGAGGTTGTTCACTAAAGATGTGGATTCCATGGGGCTATGCTtccctctctttttctttaGCGGTTTGACTCTGTCTACTTTGTATTTGCTCCAATATTTGCTACTATAGATGGTCCTATATGAAATTGTTAAGCATGCTATATTGTTATTGGTAATGTAATTCAAGGAATTCTAAACAGTTCATTCATTCTTTGCAGGTATAAAAACTTTCTTCTATCCTTGTGgcacattttcaaaaattgctAGTGTGGCAACTAACAGGCACATGTGTAAGTAGTTATGGATACTGTCCAAAATTTATTGACGAGTTTGCATTTATTTACTCTGTTGTTACATCTAGTAAAGACTGACAAATCTATGTATATGTTCTGTTATCTCTGTAGCATGAATCATAAAAGTTATTAATTGTTTGTGTACTGTAGAAATGGATATATCTTGGCATAAGTAAACTACATTGTTCATTTAGGTGCTCTAGCAACATGCTTATGTTCAATAGCATGAAATGCAACTTTCATTTAGTTTACAGCAGAAATACACATTTGACATGGTTGCTTAATTCTTCAGTATTCCAAATAGATATTAAAAGTTCACCATAGACAGTGGCACTGAGTCTTCTTCCATGGTAGCAGATGGAAGCTGTCCCCTGATTTTCAAAGTTCTTCATGCTCGTTCAACCCTCTGACCTGGATTACTATTTTTATGTTAAGAATATAAAGCTGGTTTGCTGTTTTTgatcttctttcctttttctatggAGCTGTTGGGGTAGCCATCTGAATAATTGTCATACACCTAATTTTCACCATAAATTTTCTGCTATGTGTGAGGCACTAAGCATTCTACTTGGCTGGCGTTCTCCTAAATTTTCCTCTCTGAATAAAAACCAAAAGAGTGACAATTTACAGGCTATTTCAGCCAAACCTTTCTTATTTCAAACTCACTGAAATATACAAGGAAATTTGGGCTTGGGCTTTGTTCAGACAACAGCCCACATGAGACACCAAGTCTCTGCAATTCATTTGATTACATGAAGGGATCCACCCATTTTTTTGATGAACAAGCCCTGCATTTAAATGCAATTACTGGGCAGTTACATGCCAACTGCCTACGATTCAAATTCTCTAATAAGATTCTGCCAGTCCTCTGGCAGTTTTGAGGAGTTGTAGCAGTAGTGTGATCCCCAGAACAGTATTAACTGCATCAGGACAGCCCCAACTGCCCCTTCTTGCAAGACAAATTGCCTCTCCAGCCCTCAATTGTGTCACGATTTAGCCTGAGACCCAAGTCACTCCAAAAAGGGTCTAATAATAGGTATTGATGGAGAAAACATCCAGTTCTATAGCTGGGAATAGGAATGACCTACCTTAACCAAGTCCTATGGAAAACAGGGTGATCAAAAGTCATGTTTTCACATTTATTGGGAGCCAACTTTGGCTTCTAGCAGTAGTGTAACCCCCAGAACAGTATTAACTGCACCAGGACAGCCCCAACTTTGGCTTCTCGCATTTATTTGAGGAGTTGTAGTAGTAGTGTAACCCCCAGAACAGTATTAATTGCATCAGGACAGCCCCAACTGCCCCTTCTTGCAAGACAAATTGCCTCTCCAGCCCTCAGTTGTGTCACCATTTAGCCCGAGACCCAAGGCACTCCCAAAGGGTCTAATAATAGGTATCGAAGGAGAAAACATCTAGTTCTATAGCTGGGAATAGGAATGACCTACCTTTCCTTAACCAAGTCCTATGGAAAACAGGGTGATCAAAAGTCATGTTTTCGCATTTATTGGGAGCTAACTTTGGCTTCTGTAGCTGGAAGAAATATTGTTTTGCCTCTCTTTGTAAAGCAATTGTGGTTTTTGTTTGCTTGTTTCAGTGgaataatttcatttcaatAAACTTACAAAGTTTCTATGCAGAATAATTTGAGAAATGGtaacatgaaaataaattttgccTTTTCTTCGTGGAGGACCAATGCTTTTTAACATGTTTGTATGAAGCCAATAGCACATCATTCGAGAAAACTGGAGAAATTCATGGCAGTGCCAAGTTTCTGTTGGATAAACATATAATTGAATTAGTCACTTAGTCCTAATTATTGAATTGCATGCTTTGTTGGACTTTCTTGAATGAGATACTACAGATTGCTGGCTGATTCCATGAAGGAGGCCTCttgaaaggggaaaaaaggaacttcctttctttattttggtGGATATTCCTTTCATTGTTTTGGTggatattaaaacattttatcaGCAGAGCACCATTACTGATACAATAGAGTGAGTTTTTGAACAATCTCTTAGAACTGATGTTCCATAATGCTAAAATGAGCATTGCTGTATCATTTACCTATTGCAGTATCTTGGGAGTTATGGATTTCTGAACTCACTGTTAATCTATATCATAATAATTGGATTTCAGTTTGGATTAATTCTGTGACAATATGATTGAAATGCGAAGAGATACATCACAACTTGTCTCTTGGAGTTTTATACACCTTCCAGTCTTTTGAAGCTTATGCTATTGGTGCCTTTTCTTAATTATCTTCTGATTCTCTTCTACGAATTTCAACTGAAATAGCatgacattttcaaaattctatgcATGACTTTGTTATTGCTTTGGAAGCTTACACCTTGATTTCTCTGATCATCAGCTTCAGCAGAAGCCTGTAATGAATTGATGGCATATTCAATGATATTATCATGTTGTTGCTATACTTGCTGTATCAGAAGGAAGCTTCGCAACATGTTGAACATCACGGTAACTCCTCTCTGCTGCTGCATTATCAGATTCTTATATGGGATATATTGTGATTGAGACAGGAACCCCTGAATTATGATTTCCACCTGCATGTGCTCCTTGTCATAATTTATGCAGCCATATAGGATGACCTAAGAGAGTGTTCTGTGAACTCAATGATTATGGTTGGCTAATTCGGTATCATATCATTTGAAGATTTACCttgaacaatttattttttaaaaatccacaTAAGGAGTATGCTTTCTTCAGATGATCCCGATTCatttatgatcaattttttattgaatggaTATTCAAATGTCATCCATTAATTACTGGATCCTGATCATCTTCTTTCTGCTAGCCCAGTATACAAGGATGGGGTATTAACTAATGGGGTTATTCTAGAGTTTGAGATTCTCCCACAATCTAATCATTAACAGGTAGCTTTAGTGTCGCATGTTTAATTTCCTTGAATATTTTGCTTCTTATTATCCCTTTCTTTGACAGGGAGGCTTGTTTGATGATTTCCTCTCACATCTGATGTGTTGCTGCTGTGCCCTTGTCCAAGAATGGCGAGAAGTGGAGATCCGTGGGGTTTATGGTATGTCCTTATATATCAAGGGTTCAGCTTTGTGATTCTCTTATATACGCCTGGTGTTATGATGTCAAAACATTAATTGCCTAGGTGACTTAGGAGGCATTTGGTAAACTGATTTAGTGACTCAATCAAGTCATTAGCATAttagattatatttgataaaataacctAAGAATACTGTTTAATGTCAAAATTAACTTTAAGCTATAAGTTAAAAGGAAAcactttttctaaatttaaaattatatttcctTCATTGCCTCAAACTCTCAACTTTTTATTGACTCTTAAGTATAGCTATAGAGTTTcagcctataaaaaaaaaagaaaaaaaaaaagtgtttcaaAAGATTGTCAATTACCAAGCTGGGTCATCTGTCTTGGTGTTGTTTTGTAGTATTTGGTTCTTGTAGTTTTTCATTGAATAGGCtggtttttcttgaaattttcatgaaaatttagaTTGGGTTTTCTTAATGTGGTACCATCAGGATTCTGAGGACTTCTTCATACAAAGGTGTATAATGTATGATATAAACATACTTGCAGGTCCTGAGAAGACAAGAACAAGCCCTCCACCCTCACAATACATGGAATCCTAAGTGGCAAGATGAAAGGATTCTTTAGTCTGGAGATTCAAATATCTTGAAAACCTAATGCAGAGGTAATGGCTATTTGCCGCAATTACCTTATAACTTGAAACTTGTTTTGGGATTTCTTCTGTCCATTAATTTACCTATATGTGTAAAGTAAACTTTCTATATCTTCCAGATCCAGCACACTGTGTATCATAGACTAATTTTTCAAAGATATAGTGTTGTTTGAGTTAAACAGTTGGGTTTTGCTCGCCCCTGCTTTAAAGATAAATGTGATCCCAATTTGTCTGAGTTGACTAAGTTGTCTTCTTAATGTCTGAAACGAGGCAGGTGGATTTCCCATTGCACTTACTGGATTTTTCATCCCTTACGTATTTATGCACATTTATTATTCATCTAGAACATGCTTGAACATAACAAAGGAACACATTTACGTATTTGTGACATGTCTCCAACCTTTTCAGAGTGATGGGCTGTTTGTTAAAGGTTTATATTGTCATTTTCTGTCGTTAAGAAATGCAATCCATTAAACAAAAAGATGTCTTGGTTTGGTCAGGTTTGAAGTTGAATTAATcatgttattttttgttgtttttattgtgGGACATAAGTTCATAACCATAGACCTAGTGatcattaatgttaatagatAGGTGTTAACACCTTGACTAAGTTGATGTGGGACCTAGGCTTCATGTGGTAGCACCCTGCATAGTGCCTATGGCATGTGAGGTGACATGCCTTGTTCAAGACAAGGTGACAACTGGGGTGCTTATGAGTGTGGGAGGAGAATGTTAATGCAAGAGGATGAGTGCTAGGAGGTGGCTTGGTGATGACTTGACGGCTAGTTGATGGTTTGGTGGTGATTTGAAGGTGGCAATCGTGGGCTTAAGCGCAACATGGGTGGCTCGGTTTGACAAAATTCAAGTATAAGATTTCATTGAATTGaaggtttttatttcaaataggATGACTTGAGAGGAGTTTTCAAGTGAAAgaatattttttggattttatttaactttagaAAATCCATTATGCCTACGGAAGTATGTATGATGTCTCTTCCTCTCAAAAGAGAAAATGCTTGAAATTCTCTTTAGGGAAGGAGGTTACTCCCTTCATGGTGATGatgaaatatgaatagtaatgACTATGCACACCATGAACACATTATGAAGTCTCAAACATTAGCAAGGTGTAATGGTGAACTTTGTTAGCATGCATGCATGGATGCAATGCAATGAGTATGGTGCAACCTTGGGTATAGTGCCATAGGACATAGTTGTGACATATGACATGAGCTATGCATGCTTTGGATGCAATGGATGTACACCATGGGCTAAGGGTAGGGCCTAGCACACAAGGGCAATGTTGCAACAAGTATGTGGGCCAAGAGGGTTTGACATATATAGGGTCAACTATGCACACATTAATGGGATGAGTGACACTTAGAGGCTCAACATGATGCAGTTCTTGGCATTAATAAGAGACTAAGCGAGGACTATAAGACGCTAAGGCATGACACATAGGGTTGGCACATCAATGGGATGGTTCCTGGCATGAAATGATGCAAACAAACCTATGAAGGTGGTGTGACAAAAGAGTGGTCCCACGAGCATGGTACATGAGGTATGAGTAGAAGCAAGCAATGCAACTAGTGTGACAAGTGGTGTGAGTAGAGGCAAGTAATGCAATTActcgataaatggcaatggcTGAAGCTATGAGAGGATCCATTACCTAGATATGAGTAGGGTTAGTGGATTGATTCCTAAAAAATGGGTAGTGCTTGATACCTATAAATAGAGTGTCTTGCTAGGTCTTCTCTGTTTGAACACATCAAGAAAAGCCATAGGAGTTTTCTTTCAAAGAGGGCCTTGGTTGTTTCTTATACCTACTTGAGAGTTAATACAAGTTTGGGGTTTTGGGGGTGGGAGGGTTCTTATAAGTGTGTGTCTTGTGTGCTCTTGTATTGTACATTGTGTAGGGGTTGGAAAAAGTTGGCTTAGAGGGCTTCTATGTGTCGCACAATGATAAATTTTGGGGGTAGACTTTTGTGCTTGTAAGAGTTGGTATTAGAGCCTTGTTGAAGAGGTAAAATAGCTAGTGGTATTGCTATGGAGGCACTATGTAAGCAAGTTACTCGTATTGAGAAGTATGTTGGCAAAGGCCTTAATGATTATGACACCACTCTCTTTGCTAGAGTGGATGAGATATTCAATGAACTTGAAGTTTAGAGGAACTTGTTGAAGGGACATGATAAATTGTTGAGGAAAAAAGTTGTTGGGCTCATAGTTGATGTCAAGGCTATGATGGAGGAGTTCCAAGCCAAGATATATTTGCCTTAAGAGGATGTCACACTATTGAAAAGGGTTGTTGTCCAAAGCACATTGGGTGTTGTAAAAATGGCCTCAATAAAGGTGTAAGTCTTAGAGCCTAAGCCCTTTGGTGAGGTTCATAATGCAAAAGACTAAGAGATCTTCTTATGGAATATAAAACAATACTTTAATGTTGCTTGTACTCCTTAGAATGAGCAAATATCACTGCCATGTACATGCTAGAAGATGCAAAATTATGATGGTGCATAAGGGGTTGATGCATGTCGAATAAATGATGAATGGCTAGAAAATAATGGCCATGGTAGATAGTGAGGCAACTCACAATTTTGTTTACATTAAAGAAGCAACTAGGTTGGATTTGAAGCTGAGCACCTAGTAGGGATGATAACAAGTTGAAAGTTGTAAATAGTCAAACATAAGAGACTAATGGCATGGCAAAAAATGCATAGTTTCAATTAGGTCGCTAGGAAAGTATAATGAACCTACTTAGTGCCCCTttggatggatttttttttttttatacttggtATTTTCATGATGGCCAAGGTGGCTTTATTGCCACACCTGAATGAATTGTTGGTGATAGATGAAGCCTAACCATGTTTTGTGCAATGGCACAACAACATTCAGAAAATAGGCAGgtaagaaaaaacaagaatgcTCTTTGCTATGCAAGTAGAGATGAGATTGAGGAAAAGGAAATGTACCTAAGTGGTTGTATTAGTggaaattaaactaaatcatgTTGTGGAGGTGCTTGATGCTATGTTGGAGGTGCTATGAGGATTTAATGATGTGATATTGCCAAAGCTTCCTAAGAAGCTCCTTCCTAGAAGGCTTATTGATCATTGTACTAATTTGATGTTAGGTTCTAAGCCTCTTGCATAGGTGCCCTATTGAATGTCTCAACCTTATTTGGTTGAACTCAAGAAATAATTGGAGTTGTTGGAGTTTAAGCTTGATCTAGTCTTTAAGAGCATCATATAAGGCACTAATGTTGTTTCGAAAGAAGCAAGATAGATAACTGAGGATGAGATTGTAGTGTACAACTAAACATTGGAGGATAATGTAGCGCGTTTGTGTAAGGTGTTGCAATAGCTAAGGTAGAACCAGCTATATGTAAAGAATG
Coding sequences:
- the LOC117912763 gene encoding protein MID1-COMPLEMENTING ACTIVITY 1; amino-acid sequence: MATWEHFGEIANVAQLTGVDAVRLIGMIVSAANTARMHKKNCRQFAQHLKLIGNLLEQLKISELKRYPEMREPLEQLEDSLRRGYILVNSCQDRSYLYLLAMGWNIVYQFRKAQNEIDRYLKIIPLITLVDNARVRERLEDIEKDQREYTLDDEDKRVQDVILKPEPSTNDTVMLKKTLSCSYPNLPFNAALKKENEKLQLELQRSQANYDVGQCEVIQHLIGVTEAVAANSVPEKNLPVRSSKKAESDYSDANSDKEYSVDESYPKRSDIRTTSRNISSVSSGHDLLSTRGSHRHEEWHSDLLGCCSEPSLCIKTFFYPCGTFSKIASVATNRHMSSAEACNELMAYSMILSCCCYTCCIRRKLRNMLNITGGLFDDFLSHLMCCCCALVQEWREVEIRGVYGPEKTRTSPPPSQYMES